ACCTGCTCGGGCAGGTCAACGTGGCGCTGGGCGAGCTCGGAGATGTGCACGAGGCCCTCGATGCCGTCCTCGACACGAACGAACGCGCCGAAGGGAACGAGCTTCGTGACCTTGCCCGGCACAACCTGGCCGATGGCGTGGGTGCGGGCGAAGAGCTGCCACGGGTCTTCCTGGGTGGCCTTGAGCGAGAGCGACACGCGCTCGCGATCCATCTCGACCGAGAGAACCTCAACCTTGACGGGCTGGCCAACCTCGACAACCTCGCTCGGGTGGTCGATGTGCTTCCAGGAAAGCTCGGAGACGTGGACGAGACCGTCGACGCCACCGAGGTCCACGAACGCACCGAAGTTGACGATCGAGGACACGTGGCCCTCGCGGACCTGCCCCTTCTGCAGGGTCTGGAGGAAGTCGGTGCGAACCGATGCCTGGGTCTCTTCGAGGTAGGCGCGGCGCGAAAGCACGACGTTGTTGCGGTTCTTGTCGAGCTCGATGATCTTCGCTTCGAGCTCCTGGCCGATGTACGGCTGGAGGTCGCGCACGCGGCGCATCTCAACGAGCGAAGCGGGGAGGAAGCCACGAAGGCCGATGTCAACGATGAGGCCGCCCTTGACAACCTCGATGACGGTACCGGTGACGACACCCTCGTTTTCCTTGATGTCCTCGATCGAGCCCCACGCACGCTCGTACTGCGCGCGCTTCTTCGAGAGGATCAGGCGACCTTCCTTGTCCTCCTTCTGGAGAACGAGTGCCTCGACCTCGTCGCCAACCTCGACAACCTCATCGGGGTCGACATCGTGCTTGATCGAGAGTTCGCGGGAAGGAATGACACCTTCGGTCTTGTAGCCGATGTCAAGAAGAACCTCGTCCCGGTCAACCTTGACGACGGTGCCCTCGACGATGTCGCCATCGTTGAAGTACTTGATGGTCGAATCGATCGCGGCGAGGAGTTCCTCTTCGCTACCGATATCGTTGATGGCGATCTGAGGTGCGTTGTTCGTGGTCATGTAGTAAATGGCTCCGTCGGGACAGGTAGTAGTTGGTACAGAAACACGTGTGGGCATAGCGCACACACCCGGTCTAGCCTAGCGGTCTGCATACGCGGGGGTCAACGAAATCCCCACTCATAAGCGCCCTCTGCGCCGCGAGGTGACTAATTCAACACTCACGCCCCCGCACTTCTGAATTGCAGAGGGGTTGTGGGGGTTTGAAACCACAGGGTTTGGGGGATATTGGTCCCTAAGTCTGTGGGGCTTTGACTCTATAGAGCCCAGGAGTTGTGATCCCAGCGCACTTGCGCGACATAGGCCACCTCATGAGGGTGGAGAAAAACGACGAGAGGATTTCCGAAACGGTGCCGCCTCATTTTCTCGCCGCTCGCCTTACCCCACGGGAGGCTAAAATTTAGTTTTTCTTGCGCGGTTTCGTGAGCGTTTTCTTCTCCGCGTCCGGGTTCAACGGCCCGAGCGTTTCCTTACCCCGTTCTGGAATATCGAGATACTCCTCGGGGACCTCGTCCCCCACAAGGCGCGCCTGGCGAAGATCCGAATACATCCACTTCGGTTCAGACCTCAACTGGACAGTGCCATCAATCGGCTGCCACGCACCCCCACCAACCGAAAACTCCCCACTAAAAACCGTCACCAACGACACCTCATACCATCCTTCGAATGCATACCCCATCGACACATCCTTATTCGGAAACGGCCTACCGGGAAACGAGGTCGTGAGCACCGTCCCATCACCAAAATCCCAGATATATTTCACCGGCGTCGCCCGCACACTCACAGCTTGACCGAGCATCTCCACTTCAAAAGTCTGCACCCGAGACTCCGCCCACACCACCATGTCCAACCCAATCGGGATCCACTCTCCCGGCGGCCCCAAATGCGCCACAAGCGGCTCCACACCAAGCGACCGAAAATCCTCCTGCGACACCACCGGCATCACAGGACCACCACCACCCGAGCTCGAAGACGGCGACGAACACCCCGACACACGCTCCGTCCCCAAAATCGGCGCCCCCGTCGACACCTCCACCTCACGCCCCACCACCACTGACGCCCCCGGAAAAGCAACCGGACACGCTGCCCGCGCAACGCGACAAAACGACGTCACAGCAAGCAACCGAAACACATCAGGCCCACCACTACGACAACCCAAATCCCGATCACTCGCCGACACCCACACCCGCCGCGGGCCATCCGTCACCGCATCACGCTTCCCCGGCGACATATCCACAGGCCGCTCAACAGAATCACCACGACCACGGCCAGGCTTCGGATCCCGCCAGGCACGTATGTCAACTACCCCGGAACCGGCCTCGCCGGAAAATTCATCAGTTTCTTCGTCCGCTAAGCTGGCATTAAATGGCACCACCAACAGGGCGAAAACTGCAATGAAGGCGCCTAGGAGTTTAGCTTTGGGCATTTTTATCGACCTTTTCCCAAGCGCAATCGACTACCGACCATTGCCCGTTAGCGAACTTCACCCGAAAAATCGCTCTATACCTGGTCTCTGGGTAACTACGTTCAACGTTTTCCCCGGAGACGACGTCGAGTGAACTCACAACGAACTCATATTGGACGTTGGCCCGACCATTCGTACGCTCAACGGTTTCGAGGCTCACCGCGGTCACTTCTGAAGGCGTAAGGAACTTCCCCTTCGCACTCCATTCGACAATTTGCTCTGACTTTTTTGCACAAGCCGGACATTCGGAAGACTTTGCG
The window above is part of the Dermabacter vaginalis genome. Proteins encoded here:
- the rpsA gene encoding 30S ribosomal protein S1, giving the protein MTTNNAPQIAINDIGSEEELLAAIDSTIKYFNDGDIVEGTVVKVDRDEVLLDIGYKTEGVIPSRELSIKHDVDPDEVVEVGDEVEALVLQKEDKEGRLILSKKRAQYERAWGSIEDIKENEGVVTGTVIEVVKGGLIVDIGLRGFLPASLVEMRRVRDLQPYIGQELEAKIIELDKNRNNVVLSRRAYLEETQASVRTDFLQTLQKGQVREGHVSSIVNFGAFVDLGGVDGLVHVSELSWKHIDHPSEVVEVGQPVKVEVLSVEMDRERVSLSLKATQEDPWQLFARTHAIGQVVPGKVTKLVPFGAFVRVEDGIEGLVHISELAQRHVDLPEQVVSVDQEVFVKVIDIDLERRRISLSLKQANEGVDPEGDDSTFDPALYGMAAEYDENGEYKYPEGFDPETNEWLEGYEAQREAWEADYARAYERWTQHKAQVAEAAKADAEAQAAAPAASEAAPTSFQSSSSDEGTLASDEALAALREKLTGNN